In Acidobacteriota bacterium, a single window of DNA contains:
- a CDS encoding glutamate synthase large subunit: MKKRMGDEGPRGLNQRDEHDACGVGFVADLNSPASHRVVTQALECLGCLTHRGGVDADGASGDGAGIAVQLPSDFFAQEARRLNSGFQPHWRTAVGVFFFPSDGVARARAMFAAEEAVRNRGLYVAGWRQVPVNPEALGPQARESQPAIWHLLVAQPADQEREFEQILYLTRKEIERRIAEAKIADCYIPSFSSRNIIYKGLMAPSQLGIFYKDLVDPEFKTSAALYHQRYSTNTSPTWFLAQPFRLVAHNGEINTLMGNRNWMRAREAVLDHPIWGNESEWLKPVIQPGGSDSASFDNVLELLTRSGRAVHHALLMMIPEAWEGSVEIPADVQAFYHYHSCLMEPWDGPAAMAFLDGPLVGAALDRNGLRPARYTITRDGLVVLGSEVGVLPIEPERVQEKGRLGPGQILLVDLEHKKIFKNEQLKKQVSHARKYRKWIRNNMLFLPRFKAEESGLVEAAEDRLSSTDHAAFVALQRAVGYTEEDLELLIKPLAGMKKEPVGSMGDDTPLAALSMRPRPVYHYFRQMFAQVTNPPIDPLRESLVMALNLYLGARHSVLVESPEHARMIRLESPLLFDTELTELKKLGEEKFKPVTVSVLFPAIQGPEGMTAAIDRIRQECLAAVKQGSSILILSDRGVDAGHASVPMLLVVGAVVEHLIAEGVGNKADLVLETAEAWESHQFACLVAYGAAGINPYLALEVVADLAGLGELGEISVIEALENFRSGIETGVKKIMSKMGISTLASYQGGKFFEIIGLDQDVVKEFFPDTRSLIGGRKLVDLANDVIARHAEAFPAGAQRPEFAGYYRFRKGFERHAFSPQVVRNLQKAAKDGDAENYKAFAREVDEREPITLRDLLKFVPAKPIPIEEVEPVEAIWKRFTSQAMSLGALSPEAQHSLAVAMNRIGARSNTGEGGEDANVYYVELENGDSAENKIKQVASARFGVTPEYLVRAEQLEIKMAQGSKPGEGGQLPSHKVTPMIARVRRAVEGISLISPPPHHDIYSIEDLAQLIYDLREINPSATIAVKLVSQAGVGTVASGVAKANADVVLISGHDGGTGASPLISVKNTGSPWEMGLSEAHQCLVENGLRSRVRLRADGGLKTGRDVVVAAMLGADEFGFGTSALVALGCVMARQCHLNTCPVGVATQREDLRKKFPNDPGRLVNYLRLLAQNIREILAQLGFRSIEEIVGRTDLLIPTGYRIEGRRGQFDLRPLLHRPDPEIRSSVRARTPARNLDALALRMAEDVKQALDQGVSIVREYKISNVNRTIGARAANVIALRFGNRGMKDQTAEFRFQGSAGQSFGAFLTEGLRLVLDGEANDYVGKGLGGGEVIIRPPKESAFSSNENVIMGNAVLYGATAGRLFAAGRAGERFAVRNCGAIAVVEGAGDHACEYMTGGAVVILGETGRNFGAGMTNGVAFVLDTVGRFEQRYNPELVKIERVIEPGDSHLLRQLVMAHAEKTGSKTAWDILDNWSLSLLSFWKVQPGSKPANSPAEPVPLSSNQPAQV, encoded by the coding sequence ATGAAGAAAAGAATGGGAGACGAAGGCCCTCGCGGCTTGAACCAGCGCGACGAGCACGACGCCTGCGGAGTGGGATTTGTCGCTGACCTCAACTCTCCGGCGTCGCACCGTGTCGTCACTCAGGCGCTCGAATGCCTGGGGTGCCTGACGCACCGTGGCGGTGTCGACGCTGACGGGGCCAGCGGTGACGGCGCGGGCATTGCCGTCCAGCTTCCCTCTGATTTTTTTGCGCAGGAAGCGCGCCGCCTCAATTCCGGTTTCCAACCGCATTGGCGTACTGCAGTCGGCGTTTTTTTCTTTCCCTCCGACGGAGTAGCGCGCGCCCGGGCCATGTTTGCCGCTGAGGAAGCGGTGCGAAACCGGGGGCTTTACGTGGCGGGGTGGCGCCAGGTTCCCGTGAATCCGGAGGCGCTCGGGCCCCAGGCCCGCGAGAGCCAGCCGGCCATCTGGCATCTGCTGGTGGCGCAACCGGCTGACCAGGAACGTGAATTTGAACAGATCCTTTACCTGACTCGCAAGGAAATCGAAAGGCGCATCGCCGAGGCAAAGATTGCAGACTGTTACATCCCGTCATTCTCTTCGCGCAATATTATTTATAAAGGGCTGATGGCTCCCTCTCAGCTTGGGATTTTCTACAAAGACCTTGTGGACCCGGAATTCAAGACTTCCGCTGCCCTTTATCACCAGCGCTACAGCACCAACACTTCGCCCACCTGGTTTCTGGCACAGCCCTTCCGCCTGGTCGCGCATAATGGCGAAATCAATACTCTGATGGGAAACCGCAACTGGATGCGGGCGCGTGAAGCTGTGCTGGACCATCCCATCTGGGGCAATGAATCCGAATGGTTGAAGCCGGTGATACAGCCTGGAGGGAGCGATTCGGCAAGCTTTGACAACGTCCTTGAACTGCTCACACGTTCGGGCCGCGCAGTGCATCACGCGCTGCTGATGATGATCCCTGAAGCCTGGGAGGGTTCGGTTGAAATCCCCGCTGATGTTCAGGCTTTTTATCATTACCACTCCTGCCTGATGGAGCCGTGGGACGGCCCTGCCGCCATGGCATTTCTGGATGGCCCTTTGGTGGGCGCCGCGCTCGATCGCAATGGTTTGCGCCCCGCTCGTTATACCATCACGCGGGACGGCCTGGTTGTCCTGGGGTCTGAAGTTGGCGTGCTGCCCATTGAGCCCGAGAGAGTGCAGGAAAAGGGACGGCTCGGCCCCGGCCAGATTCTTCTGGTGGACCTGGAACACAAAAAGATTTTCAAGAACGAGCAGCTCAAAAAGCAGGTCTCCCACGCCCGGAAATACCGCAAATGGATTCGGAACAACATGCTCTTCCTGCCGCGCTTCAAGGCCGAGGAAAGCGGGCTGGTGGAAGCCGCTGAAGACCGCCTGTCGTCCACTGACCACGCAGCCTTCGTCGCCTTGCAGCGCGCAGTCGGTTACACTGAGGAAGATCTGGAACTCCTGATCAAACCGCTGGCCGGCATGAAAAAAGAGCCGGTGGGTTCCATGGGCGACGATACTCCGCTTGCCGCCCTTTCCATGCGCCCGCGGCCCGTTTACCATTATTTCCGGCAGATGTTTGCCCAGGTTACCAATCCGCCGATCGACCCGTTGCGCGAGTCGCTGGTGATGGCCCTGAATCTTTATCTGGGCGCCCGCCACTCGGTGCTTGTTGAATCGCCCGAGCACGCCCGCATGATCCGCCTGGAATCGCCGTTACTCTTTGATACCGAACTCACCGAATTGAAGAAGCTTGGGGAAGAGAAGTTCAAGCCGGTGACGGTCTCAGTGCTCTTTCCTGCTATCCAGGGACCGGAAGGGATGACAGCAGCCATCGACCGAATCAGGCAGGAGTGCCTGGCTGCTGTGAAGCAGGGCAGTTCCATCCTGATCCTCAGTGATCGCGGAGTGGATGCTGGCCATGCCTCGGTTCCCATGCTGCTGGTTGTGGGGGCCGTGGTTGAGCACCTGATCGCCGAGGGTGTGGGCAACAAGGCCGATTTGGTGCTGGAGACCGCTGAAGCGTGGGAATCGCATCAGTTCGCTTGCCTGGTGGCTTACGGCGCAGCAGGCATCAACCCTTATCTGGCACTCGAAGTGGTTGCCGACCTTGCAGGTCTGGGCGAACTGGGTGAGATTTCCGTGATCGAGGCGTTGGAGAATTTCCGGAGCGGCATCGAAACAGGCGTCAAGAAGATCATGTCAAAGATGGGAATCTCGACGCTGGCAAGCTACCAGGGTGGCAAATTCTTCGAGATCATCGGGCTTGATCAGGACGTTGTGAAAGAGTTTTTCCCCGACACTCGGTCCCTGATTGGCGGCCGCAAGCTGGTGGACCTGGCCAATGACGTTATTGCGCGGCACGCCGAAGCTTTTCCGGCTGGCGCTCAAAGGCCGGAGTTTGCGGGTTACTATCGGTTTCGCAAAGGTTTTGAACGCCACGCTTTCAGCCCGCAGGTGGTTCGCAATCTGCAAAAGGCCGCCAAGGATGGCGACGCGGAGAACTACAAAGCTTTTGCGCGCGAGGTAGATGAACGTGAGCCCATCACGCTTCGTGATCTGTTAAAGTTTGTTCCTGCCAAGCCCATTCCGATTGAAGAAGTCGAGCCTGTTGAGGCCATATGGAAGAGATTCACGTCGCAGGCGATGTCGCTCGGAGCCCTGAGCCCGGAGGCCCAGCACTCGCTGGCGGTGGCCATGAACCGCATCGGTGCGCGATCCAACACGGGCGAGGGTGGCGAAGACGCCAATGTTTATTATGTTGAACTCGAGAACGGGGACTCCGCAGAAAACAAGATCAAGCAGGTTGCTTCTGCGCGTTTTGGCGTAACTCCGGAATATCTGGTCCGGGCTGAGCAGTTGGAAATCAAGATGGCCCAGGGCTCGAAGCCCGGAGAAGGCGGCCAGCTGCCGTCCCACAAAGTGACGCCGATGATTGCCCGCGTGCGTCGGGCCGTGGAAGGCATCTCGCTGATCTCGCCGCCTCCGCATCACGACATTTATTCCATTGAAGACCTTGCTCAGCTGATCTACGACCTCAGAGAAATTAACCCGAGCGCCACCATCGCCGTCAAGCTGGTGTCGCAGGCCGGCGTGGGGACCGTGGCTTCCGGCGTCGCCAAGGCGAATGCGGACGTGGTACTGATCAGTGGTCACGATGGCGGAACGGGCGCATCGCCGCTGATTTCGGTCAAGAACACGGGCTCTCCGTGGGAGATGGGGCTGTCAGAAGCCCATCAGTGCCTCGTGGAAAACGGCTTGCGGAGCCGCGTACGGCTGCGCGCCGACGGGGGATTGAAAACCGGCAGAGACGTGGTGGTGGCCGCGATGCTGGGCGCGGACGAATTTGGCTTTGGTACATCCGCCCTGGTGGCGTTGGGTTGCGTGATGGCAAGGCAATGCCACTTGAACACTTGCCCGGTGGGCGTGGCGACGCAGCGTGAAGACCTGCGGAAGAAGTTCCCGAATGATCCGGGGCGTCTGGTGAACTACCTTCGGCTCCTGGCGCAAAACATCCGCGAAATTCTTGCCCAGCTTGGCTTCCGCTCGATCGAAGAGATTGTGGGCCGCACAGACTTGCTCATTCCAACCGGTTATCGGATCGAAGGCCGGCGAGGACAGTTCGATCTTCGCCCTCTGCTCCATCGGCCGGACCCTGAAATCCGCTCCAGCGTTCGCGCGCGGACCCCCGCACGAAACCTTGATGCGCTGGCGCTTCGTATGGCAGAGGACGTGAAACAGGCCCTCGACCAGGGTGTATCGATCGTCCGCGAATACAAGATCAGTAACGTCAACCGGACGATCGGCGCTCGCGCCGCAAACGTCATTGCCCTCCGCTTCGGGAACCGTGGAATGAAGGACCAGACTGCGGAGTTCCGTTTCCAGGGCAGCGCCGGGCAGAGCTTTGGAGCCTTCCTCACCGAAGGCCTCCGCCTGGTGCTTGACGGCGAAGCCAACGATTACGTGGGCAAAGGATTGGGCGGAGGCGAAGTCATTATCCGGCCACCGAAGGAATCCGCTTTCTCATCGAATGAGAACGTCATCATGGGTAACGCCGTGCTCTATGGCGCCACGGCCGGCAGACTGTTTGCCGCTGGCCGCGCCGGAGAACGCTTTGCCGTGCGTAACTGCGGCGCCATCGCCGTCGTCGAAGGCGCCGGCGATCATGCCTGCGAGTACATGACCGGAGGGGCTGTGGTTATTCTCGGTGAGACTGGCAGGAATTTCGGCGCAGGGATGACCAACGGCGTCGCTTTTGTCTTGGATACTGTCGGCCGCTTCGAACAACGTTACAACCCTGAACTGGTTAAGA
- a CDS encoding peptidase S10, protein MPVRRSILRIAAISCVVLALAPVARAQEKEEKPPARSEAAKIEPFKPEEQQTKGSVTIGGRVIEYDAYAGTLVVHPKKPDDAADDADPPADRPGGQTAEASMFYVAYFKSGEKDTTRPVTFVYNGGPGSSTVWLHMGAFGPRRVVTADDTHTPPAPYRVVNNDYSLLDVSDLVFVDAPGTGFSRIQGRNAKKEFYGVDQDAYAFAGFILQFLSKYGRWNSPKFLFGESYGTTRSAVLANLLETEHDIDLNGVILLSQILNFDLSPDGPESNPGIDLPYELALPTYAATAWYHHKLQNAPAELQPLLAEVEHFAMTDYAEALEKGSDLPADQRRAIAEKLHDYTGLPVAYIEKAGLRIDGGEFEKTLQDAQDLTTGRLDTRFSGPTYDPLSKEAEYDPQSAAISAAYVAAFNDYVRKELKFGVDEEYKPEIEIWKTWNFLHKLPGQSEPEQQSANVLPDLARAMKYNPDLRVMLNSGYFDLATPFFEGIYEMSHLPMPASLQKNIEIKHYQSGHMVYAHQASLKELHDNVAAFILKGDQHKP, encoded by the coding sequence TTGCCTGTGAGAAGGTCCATCCTGAGGATCGCCGCGATTTCTTGCGTTGTTCTGGCGCTCGCGCCTGTGGCTAGGGCGCAGGAGAAAGAGGAGAAACCGCCCGCCAGATCCGAGGCGGCAAAAATCGAACCGTTCAAGCCGGAAGAGCAGCAGACCAAAGGCTCGGTGACGATAGGCGGCCGCGTGATTGAATATGATGCCTACGCCGGAACGCTGGTTGTGCATCCCAAAAAGCCGGATGACGCCGCGGATGATGCGGACCCGCCCGCTGACAGGCCCGGAGGCCAGACAGCGGAAGCCAGCATGTTTTACGTGGCGTACTTCAAAAGCGGCGAGAAGGACACGACGCGTCCCGTCACGTTTGTCTACAACGGCGGGCCGGGTTCCTCAACCGTGTGGCTGCACATGGGGGCATTCGGGCCGCGGCGCGTGGTGACGGCAGACGACACCCACACACCGCCCGCGCCCTATCGCGTTGTGAACAACGACTACAGCCTGCTCGATGTGAGCGACCTGGTGTTTGTGGATGCGCCGGGAACCGGCTTCAGCCGCATCCAGGGGAGGAATGCGAAAAAGGAATTCTACGGAGTCGATCAGGATGCGTATGCGTTTGCCGGCTTCATCCTGCAGTTCCTCTCGAAGTACGGGCGATGGAATTCACCGAAATTCCTGTTTGGGGAAAGTTACGGCACTACACGTTCTGCCGTGCTGGCCAACCTGCTGGAAACCGAACACGACATTGACCTGAACGGGGTGATCCTATTGTCGCAGATCCTCAACTTTGACCTTAGCCCTGACGGTCCTGAGTCGAACCCCGGCATCGATCTGCCTTATGAGCTGGCGCTGCCCACCTATGCGGCCACAGCGTGGTACCACCACAAGCTGCAAAATGCTCCGGCGGAATTGCAGCCGCTGCTTGCCGAGGTGGAGCATTTCGCAATGACTGACTACGCGGAAGCGCTCGAAAAAGGTTCTGATTTGCCTGCGGACCAACGGCGCGCCATCGCGGAAAAGCTGCACGATTACACCGGCCTTCCGGTGGCCTACATCGAGAAGGCTGGGCTGCGCATCGACGGCGGCGAGTTTGAAAAGACACTTCAGGACGCCCAGGACCTGACGACAGGCCGGCTCGACACGCGCTTCTCCGGCCCCACCTACGACCCGCTGAGCAAGGAGGCCGAGTACGACCCGCAATCAGCGGCCATCAGCGCCGCCTACGTGGCTGCATTCAATGATTATGTGCGGAAAGAGTTGAAGTTTGGAGTGGATGAAGAATACAAGCCTGAAATTGAAATATGGAAAACCTGGAATTTTTTGCACAAGCTTCCCGGCCAGAGCGAGCCGGAACAGCAGTCCGCAAACGTATTACCCGACCTCGCACGAGCCATGAAGTATAATCCCGACCTCCGGGTGATGCTGAACTCCGGCTATTTCGATCTTGCCACACCTTTCTTCGAAGGCATTTATGAAATGAGCCATCTTCCCATGCCGGCCAGCCTGCAGAAAAACATCGAAATTAAGCACTATCAGTCAGGGCACATGGTCTATGCCCACCAGGCATCGCTGAAAGAACTGCACGACAACGTAGCCGCCTTTATCCTCAAGGGAGATCAGCACAAACCCTGA
- a CDS encoding DUF4038 domain-containing protein, producing the protein MIATLKNTASVRCRSRMLILLIAMLGAAAGMLNAAPGRVSFSQSAESISAYDFVEVTITVTSPDVQNPFTQANVTGQFAMAGQAPTHVEGFCDSADGSVYRIRFMPSNPGEYTYVLTYKQGSFTKSHEGTFRATDGRLKGTLRVDPQYPWHFIWEGTGQHYFWNGTTAFLMMGWRNDSVIRGIIRRLSSLEVNRIRVLLAGRAANSFWGEPIIPSGEFQPFLNVWVAERPTSVDNPGFDYTRFNVKYFQKWERMLRYARSKDMIISVIMEWNDSKVHPAALSEDEKRYFSYAAARFSAFSNITWDLGDDISSFRSLAWSHEMGTLLVEQLDPYHHLGTDHPVDNTHQDRTSKWFGFTSFQEWHQPYHPWMLNQRMLQVATGRIIPQVNEEYGYEDHYPTWSPNFPNGQSAEALRRAAWEFSMAGAYQTTGETAKRGTGVWPDTGGGWVNGRGDSSMVMLHGYAHMVDFFTSFDWWKTNPDDSLVTHGDFCLRDPGKLYVVYLPMAGPVTVKLEPGAYQAKWFNPRTGEKTALPDAMGPSWTSPPAADSGDWAILLQRK; encoded by the coding sequence ATGATTGCTACGTTGAAGAACACCGCGTCCGTGCGATGCAGATCCAGGATGCTTATATTGTTGATCGCGATGTTGGGCGCTGCGGCGGGCATGCTGAACGCAGCACCGGGACGTGTTTCTTTTTCCCAATCCGCTGAGTCAATCAGCGCCTACGATTTTGTGGAAGTAACCATCACGGTCACCTCGCCAGACGTCCAAAATCCATTCACTCAAGCCAATGTGACGGGCCAGTTTGCAATGGCCGGGCAGGCGCCGACGCATGTCGAGGGCTTCTGTGATTCTGCGGACGGCAGCGTGTATCGCATTCGGTTTATGCCGAGCAACCCGGGTGAGTACACCTACGTGCTGACTTACAAGCAAGGCAGTTTCACGAAATCCCACGAGGGAACTTTCCGCGCGACAGACGGGCGCCTCAAGGGGACATTGCGCGTTGACCCCCAATACCCCTGGCATTTCATCTGGGAAGGAACGGGGCAGCATTATTTCTGGAACGGCACAACAGCATTTCTGATGATGGGCTGGAGAAATGACAGCGTCATTCGCGGCATTATTCGCCGCCTCTCGTCGCTTGAAGTCAATCGCATTCGCGTGCTGCTTGCGGGGCGTGCCGCCAACAGTTTCTGGGGCGAGCCCATCATCCCGTCAGGCGAATTCCAACCGTTTCTAAATGTCTGGGTTGCCGAGCGGCCCACGAGCGTTGACAATCCGGGCTTTGACTACACGCGCTTCAACGTGAAGTACTTCCAGAAGTGGGAGCGCATGCTGAGGTACGCGCGGTCCAAAGACATGATTATTTCGGTGATCATGGAATGGAACGACTCGAAAGTGCATCCTGCGGCCTTGAGCGAAGACGAAAAACGCTATTTCAGTTACGCGGCGGCCCGCTTCAGCGCGTTTTCAAATATCACCTGGGACCTGGGTGACGACATCAGTTCATTCCGCAGCCTGGCCTGGTCGCACGAAATGGGCACGCTCCTGGTGGAGCAACTCGACCCTTATCATCATTTGGGGACCGATCATCCGGTTGACAACACTCATCAGGACCGCACCTCCAAATGGTTTGGCTTTACCTCTTTTCAGGAATGGCACCAGCCCTATCATCCCTGGATGTTGAACCAGCGAATGTTGCAGGTGGCAACCGGCCGCATCATTCCGCAGGTCAACGAAGAGTACGGGTACGAAGATCATTACCCGACGTGGAGTCCCAATTTTCCCAACGGCCAGTCGGCTGAGGCCCTGCGGCGCGCAGCGTGGGAGTTCTCCATGGCCGGGGCTTACCAGACCACTGGAGAAACGGCCAAGCGCGGCACAGGGGTCTGGCCGGATACTGGAGGCGGCTGGGTGAATGGCCGCGGTGACAGCAGCATGGTGATGCTGCACGGTTACGCTCACATGGTGGACTTCTTCACAAGCTTTGACTGGTGGAAGACAAACCCCGACGACTCGCTGGTGACCCACGGCGACTTCTGCCTTCGAGATCCCGGAAAGCTTTATGTAGTCTATCTGCCCATGGCTGGCCCGGTAACGGTGAAGCTTGAGCCCGGCGCTTACCAGGCCAAGTGGTTCAATCCGCGCACGGGAGAGAAAACCGCACTGCCTGACGCGATGGGCCCGTCATGGACCTCGCCCCCAGCCGCCGACAGTGGCGATTGGGCAATTCTCCTCCAGAGAAAATAG
- a CDS encoding L-rhamnonate dehydratase (catalyzes the formation of 2-keto-3-deoxy-L-rhamnonate from L-rhamnonate), whose amino-acid sequence MSPVGRLRHPRAGCHSKSASTKSILSTLQEQFALVRTRRTDMDRRRFIGAGTAMSLGALAGAVGPGRGAAAPLPSPAPLAFRGEPSKLKIIGVRMVRPRPARPLPAYEPTPGSWSTGGALVANPMSIYPKYKAKRTSFMADDLGPDAVEISTDKGIKGIGFGGPGCSYVIEKHLTKLLLGEDPFNVEELWDIMWRSTLYYGRKGLVINAISALDLALWDIIGKALGLPVYKLLGGETKPRIPAYCTGNDIEQHLKFGYKRLKLAVPYGPADGRDGLKRNAELVRTTREALGPDGDIMLDCWMALTEDYTVELAEIVAPYRINWIEECLPPDDYDGFKRLHSRIRTTRLATGEHEYTRWGFRLLLQYNAVDVWQPDITWCGGLTELRHIAALAAAWNIPVIPHAGWSHGGAHFIMATTNSPWCEMFLPPPGGTPEVYQRFEEENQITRGPEGVYMRPPDRPGFGWELVVD is encoded by the coding sequence ATGAGCCCTGTCGGGCGACTCCGCCACCCGCGCGCCGGTTGCCATTCAAAGTCTGCAAGCACAAAAAGCATCCTCAGCACGCTGCAAGAGCAGTTTGCCCTTGTCAGGACGAGGAGGACCGACATGGACCGCAGAAGATTCATAGGAGCCGGTACGGCGATGTCATTGGGGGCCTTGGCCGGGGCGGTTGGGCCGGGACGTGGCGCGGCAGCGCCTTTGCCGTCACCTGCTCCGCTGGCTTTTCGTGGCGAGCCAAGCAAACTGAAAATCATTGGCGTGCGAATGGTGCGGCCCCGGCCTGCAAGACCATTGCCTGCTTACGAGCCGACCCCCGGCTCCTGGAGCACAGGCGGAGCCCTGGTGGCGAACCCCATGTCCATTTATCCCAAATACAAGGCGAAGCGAACTTCCTTTATGGCAGATGATCTGGGGCCCGATGCAGTCGAGATTTCAACCGACAAGGGAATCAAGGGCATCGGCTTCGGCGGGCCGGGATGCAGCTATGTGATTGAGAAACACCTCACCAAGCTGCTGCTCGGCGAAGACCCGTTTAACGTAGAGGAACTTTGGGACATCATGTGGCGCTCCACGCTTTATTATGGGCGCAAGGGACTGGTGATCAACGCTATCAGCGCGCTGGACCTGGCGCTGTGGGACATCATCGGCAAAGCCCTCGGCTTGCCTGTTTACAAGTTGCTGGGAGGGGAAACCAAACCCAGAATCCCTGCTTACTGCACGGGCAATGACATCGAACAGCACCTCAAGTTCGGATACAAGAGGCTGAAGCTGGCTGTTCCTTACGGACCGGCGGACGGCCGCGACGGGCTGAAAAGGAACGCCGAACTGGTGCGAACAACAAGAGAGGCCCTGGGGCCCGACGGCGACATCATGCTGGATTGCTGGATGGCGCTCACCGAAGATTACACCGTCGAATTGGCGGAAATAGTTGCCCCTTACCGCATCAACTGGATCGAGGAGTGCCTGCCCCCCGACGACTACGACGGCTTCAAGAGGCTCCATTCGCGGATCCGAACCACCAGGCTGGCCACCGGCGAGCATGAGTATACGCGGTGGGGATTCCGGCTGCTACTGCAATACAACGCCGTTGACGTCTGGCAGCCGGACATCACCTGGTGCGGCGGGCTCACCGAACTGCGCCACATTGCCGCACTGGCCGCTGCCTGGAACATTCCTGTGATTCCTCATGCAGGATGGTCGCACGGCGGAGCGCACTTTATCATGGCCACCACCAACAGCCCGTGGTGCGAAATGTTTCTGCCGCCTCCGGGCGGCACGCCGGAAGTCTACCAGCGTTTTGAAGAAGAGAACCAGATCACCCGCGGCCCTGAAGGCGTTTACATGCGCCCTCCCGACCGCCCGGGTTTCGGCTGGGAACTGGTTGTTGATTAG
- a CDS encoding NAD-dependent epimerase/dehydratase family protein, with the protein MIAIVGASGNTGSVVAERLLAAGEKIRAIGRAVSRLEGLARRGAEVFTADVTEAAQLTKAFEEASAVYAMVPPNISVPDVPSYQGKVSEALAAALAGVSIKKAVVLSSIGADKPEKTGPVTGLHRLEERLNNVAGLDAVYLRAGYFMENILPQIGVIRNFGMMAGPVRADLPLPMIATRDIGAAAAELLLKPDFTGKLPRELLGQRDVTYAEIASIVGKALGKPGLNYIQLPPAQLRPALAQMGMSDSMANLLLEMSDALNSGYMVPLEPRSTRNTTPTSIETFVTEEFVPRFQAA; encoded by the coding sequence ATGATTGCGATTGTAGGGGCGAGCGGAAATACTGGAAGCGTGGTTGCTGAAAGGCTGCTGGCGGCCGGCGAAAAGATTCGCGCGATCGGCAGGGCTGTGAGCCGCCTGGAGGGATTGGCGAGACGGGGTGCTGAGGTGTTCACCGCTGACGTCACAGAGGCGGCCCAGCTTACAAAGGCTTTTGAAGAAGCGTCCGCCGTGTATGCCATGGTGCCGCCAAACATCTCCGTGCCGGATGTGCCGTCCTACCAGGGGAAGGTTTCAGAAGCGCTCGCGGCAGCACTTGCCGGGGTGTCGATTAAGAAAGCAGTAGTGCTAAGCAGCATTGGCGCGGATAAACCGGAAAAAACCGGGCCGGTCACCGGGCTTCATCGCCTGGAAGAGAGGCTGAACAATGTGGCCGGACTGGATGCCGTGTATCTGCGCGCGGGGTATTTTATGGAAAATATTCTGCCGCAGATAGGCGTTATACGAAATTTTGGCATGATGGCCGGGCCTGTGCGAGCTGACCTGCCCCTGCCGATGATTGCCACGCGTGATATTGGCGCGGCCGCCGCGGAACTGCTGCTGAAGCCAGACTTTACGGGAAAACTTCCGCGTGAGCTGCTGGGCCAGCGGGACGTGACTTATGCCGAGATTGCTTCCATTGTGGGGAAGGCCCTGGGGAAGCCTGGTCTCAACTACATCCAGCTTCCGCCCGCGCAGCTCCGTCCGGCGCTGGCGCAGATGGGCATGTCCGATAGCATGGCGAACCTGCTGCTGGAAATGTCCGATGCTCTAAACAGTGGGTACATGGTGCCGCTCGAACCGCGTTCGACGCGGAATACCACGCCAACTTCCATCGAGACCTTCGTCACCGAAGAATTCGTGCCGCGCTTCCAGGCTGCGTAA
- a CDS encoding FMN-binding negative transcriptional regulator, which yields MYIPEFNRLNDSAVAFAFMQANPFAIVVSAGDGSPFATHIPVLATDAAGGIMLRGHVARANPHWKLLEQERETLVIFHGPHAYISPSLYGSHESVPTWNYAAVHAYGRAQVFEEPEPLARVLVETIAFFDQAYLDQWRGLNENYRAKMLSQIVGFEIAVERLEAKFKLSQNRPRDDQARVIESLESSADSAISGVAKLMKEQGLGK from the coding sequence TTGTACATACCTGAATTTAACCGCCTCAATGACTCCGCAGTTGCGTTTGCCTTCATGCAGGCGAACCCTTTTGCGATTGTAGTTTCCGCGGGAGATGGTTCGCCATTTGCAACTCACATCCCGGTGCTTGCCACCGATGCGGCAGGCGGGATCATGCTGCGCGGCCATGTCGCCCGCGCCAACCCACACTGGAAATTACTCGAGCAGGAGCGGGAAACGCTGGTCATCTTCCACGGCCCGCACGCCTACATTTCGCCCAGCCTGTATGGGTCGCACGAAAGCGTACCCACCTGGAACTATGCCGCAGTCCATGCTTACGGCCGCGCGCAAGTCTTTGAGGAACCCGAACCGCTGGCGCGAGTGTTGGTCGAAACAATCGCATTCTTCGACCAGGCGTACCTCGACCAGTGGCGCGGCCTGAACGAAAATTACCGCGCTAAAATGCTCAGCCAGATTGTGGGCTTTGAAATTGCTGTTGAGCGCCTGGAGGCAAAATTCAAGCTCAGCCAGAACCGCCCCAGAGATGACCAGGCTCGCGTAATCGAGTCGCTCGAGTCGAGCGCAGACTCCGCCATCTCCGGCGTCGCAAAGCTGATGAAGGAACAGGGCCTGGGCAAGTAG